CGTCTGCATCTTCAGGTAGTTCAATCTTATTAACTGCACTTTCCACATCCGTTTTCGCTTTGTCGATATCCTCACCGAACGGATACAAGATTGTGATGATCGACATATTTTCACGCGAGGTGCTCGTTATGGCTTCATAGCCTTCCAAGTTAAGGAGGGAGTCTTCAAGAGGTGTCGTTACATTTTCCTCAATTTCCTCTGTCGATGCACCAGGATATACCGTTTGTACGGTCAGTACCGGAAAAGTCACATCCGGGAAGGTTTCGTTTTTTATTTGAAATGAAGAAAGAACACCGCCGCCAATCACTAATGCTGTGAGAATGAGGATCGCGACAGTATTCTTTAAGCTGAGTTTTGTTAACCAGTTCATATGGAATCCCCTTTCGATTATGTTTACAAATCACACTATAAAGGGCTTATATGAACTCAGTATGAACAAAACAGTAGAATTTATTTTGGTATTGAAATCGTAAAAGTTGAGCCATTACTAGGTGAACTTTTCACGTCAATGGCGCCGTTGTGCAGGTCGATGATTTTCTTGACGATCGATAGCCCAAGTCCACTACCGTTTTTCGCCTTCGTCCGGGAGGTGTCTGCTTTATAAAATCGCTCGAAAATCCGGGCTAATTCAACTTCCTCCATACCGATTCCTTGATCCTTAAATATAACCTTCACACTTGATGCGTCTTCGGTAACTTGCACGTGGATCGTTTTATGTTCAGAAGAGTAGTGAATGGCATTACTCATTAGGTTTATCCAAACTTGTTCAAGCATTTCTCGGTCACCATGAATCGTTGTTTCATCCAAGTCGATATCGATAGTCTGTTCTTTTTGTGACCATTGCGGTTCTAGTGTCATGATCACTTCACGTAATTGTTCGGACAGGTTGTAATCCGTTAGATTTACAACTGGTGCATCTGATTCGAGAATCGTTAGCTTGAGTAGGTTTTCACTTAATGAAGAGAGCCTGCGTGCTTCTTTTTCGATAATGTTGATGTACTCTTTTCTTGTCTCGGGATTGTCCGCCATATCATCTTTCAGTGCCTTTGCAAATCCTTGGATAGACGTGAGCGGAGACTGGATCTCATGAGAAACATCGGAAACAAACTGCTGCCGCATTTCATCGAGCTGCCGTAAATCGTGGACCATCTTATTAAATGTCGTCGTTAACTGGCCGACCTCATCTTTTCGTTTTGTCGGAATATGGATGCCGAAATTACCTTTTGACAATTGTTTAGCTGAGTGAATCAATGTTTTGATAGGGTTTGTGATCCAGCGAGTTGTTGCAATGAATAGGAGACTACCGATTACAATTACACTAGAAAACAAAATCATCATCACGCGCCTGAGATCATCGATAAAAATATTGAAATCAGGTTTGATGAATATAGCATGGCGTTCACCCTCAATTTGAAAGGGTAATCCTAAGTGGCTTCTTGGAGGGGGGACGTTATCGCGCACATAAACATCACCGTCCAGCACATTTTCGATGACCTTATCGGAAAGGTCCCACTCTGCACCTTTCGAATTGTAGACTTCATTTTCTCCACGATACAAAATCAGATCATAGCTAAATGATGACATCGCATTGAGGTACCCCTCGACATCGAGGTCTGGATTATTTTTATATAATTGGATGAAGTCCTTCGTGACATTCTCCATTTGGTTATGGATGTTGTCCTCGATCTGCCCTTCAAAAATATTCGTGGATATGAAAAAAGTGACGACAATACTGATGATGAGCGCACCTAGGAAACTGAGGATGATTTGGAAATATAAGCTCTTCATGTTTCAGTAACCTCAAGCCTATAGCCTAGACCGCGGATCGTTTTGATCGCAACACCTGATTGAAGTGGCTTTAACTTCTCGCGAATCCGTTTAATATGTACGTCGACCGTTCGATCATCCCCTGTAAAATCTGCACCCCATACTTTGTCGATCAACTGATTCCTCGTAAAAATTTGATTCGGATAACTCGCGAGCAAGTAGAGGACATCAAATTCTTTAACCGGAAAATAGATCGGTTGCTTGTTGACCGTTACCTCTTTTTGTTGGAATGACAAGTCGATCTGACCGATTTGGATTCGGCTAGACGATTGGATTTGGTAGCGTCTGAGCAGCGCCTTAACTCGCATCACAACTTCCATCGGCTCAAATGGTTTCACGACGTAATCATCTGTTCCACTTTCAAAGCCTTTCAGCTTATCTTTCTTTTCACCTTTAGCCGTCAGCATTAACGTCGGAATATCGTAAAAGTTCCTAATTTCCTCACATACTTCGTATCCATCTTTCTCAGGCATCATCACATCCACTACAGCAAGGTCTACCTTTTCAGTTTCAAGGAGTTTGATCGCTTCATTACCGTTATGTGCTGGAATGACTTTATAGCCTTCTTTTTCTAAATAAACAGTGATGAGCTTCAATATGCTATCGTCATCATCTGCGACTAATATATGTACCATAATAACCCCCAAAAATTAAAACTTTGACTCTTATTATACGTCAAACCCCAAATACATTTCAGGTTGGGAACCTTTTTACATTTAAATACGTACATAGAAATAGGAAGAGGTGTAGGTCAATGGAACAAGAAAGATTACTGATATTGAGGAAAGCGCAATTATTATATTTAAACATTCATTTAATCGTCGCCATAGTGCTTATATCGTTTGTTTTCGAATCGGTAATGACACTTAATCAACTATTTGTATTCGTTGCGGTTATCAACATCGCGCAATCTATTATGATTTTCAAAACGGGTAAACCCATCGGAGCGATGTTATCAGAGAAAATGAAAGAGCTTTACGAATATGAAGCTGAGAAAATGGGGGCCGAGTGGAGAGCGCAAAAGAAACTGAATGCTTTTGCATTATTATTTGTAGGATTACTGTTCATCTTTAACGCTTGGGTCGTTGATAACGATCAACCGATCCACTCATTTGATATGTTTCCGATGATGTTTTTTGTGTTCTTCTTTTTAATTGTCCTGATGAATGTGACTAATCACTTACATAGCCGAAAAGTAGATCGTGGATTTGTGAAAAAGGGATATACGAAGAAAATGTTCTTATACAGTCTAGCAATTGGCGTCGTCACTTTTTCAATCATGAACTTGATATTGATGGTTGGCGTTAACTAGGAAGTTAGCGATATCATTAACAAAGAGCAGCACTTTGCCGCTCTTTCTATTTTTTATTTTGTTACTGGAACTAGAATTGTGAACTCAGGGTCAGTGTCGTAAGGGTCTTGTTTCATCGGGTATTGTTCAAAGTGAGTGAGCCCATCTACGTTATTTTCTTGATACCCCTCGTTTCGAATCCATTCATATAAGTTGTCGTAGGAGTGTTTAACACTTTGTCCTTTATTATGTTCCGTTTGTGCGTATGTAAGTTTAGGGACAGATAGGGAGACCATGTGGTCAGGAATCTTGTTGATGTTCGCAACTTTTACCGCTGCATAGTGGGTAAAACCTTTTCCACCTAGTTTGGCATGATACGATAATCCGAGTAAAATTTCTGGACTTACAACGGAAGGTATATCAGATAATCGTCGATGCATTCCCTCTTAAACTTTACGGATTCCTCCAGCAAATGCTTCTTCAAATGTTCCTTCCCACTTCAAACCAATTGCGTGAAATTCTTCTTTGGAAACGATCTTTACTTCATTTTTCTGTCCAACTGACATTGTCCACGCTCCTCTTCGTTTTTTACGTCTACTTCATTATACAATTTATTACAGTTTGACTCATAATATTTTGTGCTATAATGTGGTTGGCAACAGGTATTAATAGCAGGTAATATAACGGAGGTCATCATGGAAGATTTACTGAAACTAAAAGGCAAGAATATCGTCATCATGGGTGTGGCGAATAAACGCAGTCTCGCTTGGGGAGTCGCGAAATCCTTACATCAAGCTGGGGCAAACTTAATTTTCACGTATCGAAAGGATCGTTCTTACGGAAAATTACAACAACTTCTAGAAGAACACAATTTTGAAGCGAAACTTGCTGTCCAGTGTGACGTGAATGATGATGAAAGCATTCAACAAGCATTCACTCATATCGGGGAGAAGGTTGAAAAGATTCACGGCGTCGTACATTCAATCGCATTCGCAAACGCTGAGGATTTAAAAGGAAAGTTCGTTGATACTTCAAGAGAAGGATTTGCATTTGCGCAAGATACAAGTGCTTATTCCTTGATAAAAGTGGCAAAAGAAGCACGTCAGTTCATGACGGAAGGCGGATCGATTGTCGCAATGAGCTACTTAGGGGCAGAACGTGCTGTCGATGGATACAACGTAATGGGTGTTGCAAAAGCATCCCTTGAAGCAACAGTTCGTTACCTAGCATCCGATCTCGGAAAAGAGAACATTCGCGTAAACGCAATTTCGGCAGGAGCAGTCCGAACGCTCGCTGCAAAAGGTGTGCCATCATTCAATGAGATTCTTCATAAAATTGAAGAGACAGCACCGCTCAGACGAAACGTGACACAAGAAGAAGTCGGAGACATGACACTCGCAATCATCAGTAATCTCTCAAGAGGGGTAACAGGCGAGATTGTTTATGTGGATTCTGGCTACAATATTATGGGTTAAAAAATTTGATATTAACAGTAATTCCGAAACAGGAATTACTGTTTTTTTTATTTCATCCAAAATATGTTACAGGATGATATTTCTGGTATAATGGCTTTTATGATTTAATTATAGTCTGATTTAAAAATAGCTAAATTTACAGTTAGAGGAGAAGTTGTATTGGGGGAAATGGACGCACAATATC
This Pseudalkalibacillus berkeleyi DNA region includes the following protein-coding sequences:
- a CDS encoding response regulator transcription factor, whose amino-acid sequence is MVHILVADDDDSILKLITVYLEKEGYKVIPAHNGNEAIKLLETEKVDLAVVDVMMPEKDGYEVCEEIRNFYDIPTLMLTAKGEKKDKLKGFESGTDDYVVKPFEPMEVVMRVKALLRRYQIQSSSRIQIGQIDLSFQQKEVTVNKQPIYFPVKEFDVLYLLASYPNQIFTRNQLIDKVWGADFTGDDRTVDVHIKRIREKLKPLQSGVAIKTIRGLGYRLEVTET
- a CDS encoding GyrI-like domain-containing protein → MHRRLSDIPSVVSPEILLGLSYHAKLGGKGFTHYAAVKVANINKIPDHMVSLSVPKLTYAQTEHNKGQSVKHSYDNLYEWIRNEGYQENNVDGLTHFEQYPMKQDPYDTDPEFTILVPVTK
- the fabI gene encoding enoyl-ACP reductase FabI, with product MEDLLKLKGKNIVIMGVANKRSLAWGVAKSLHQAGANLIFTYRKDRSYGKLQQLLEEHNFEAKLAVQCDVNDDESIQQAFTHIGEKVEKIHGVVHSIAFANAEDLKGKFVDTSREGFAFAQDTSAYSLIKVAKEARQFMTEGGSIVAMSYLGAERAVDGYNVMGVAKASLEATVRYLASDLGKENIRVNAISAGAVRTLAAKGVPSFNEILHKIEETAPLRRNVTQEEVGDMTLAIISNLSRGVTGEIVYVDSGYNIMG
- a CDS encoding sensor histidine kinase, whose translation is MKSLYFQIILSFLGALIISIVVTFFISTNIFEGQIEDNIHNQMENVTKDFIQLYKNNPDLDVEGYLNAMSSFSYDLILYRGENEVYNSKGAEWDLSDKVIENVLDGDVYVRDNVPPPRSHLGLPFQIEGERHAIFIKPDFNIFIDDLRRVMMILFSSVIVIGSLLFIATTRWITNPIKTLIHSAKQLSKGNFGIHIPTKRKDEVGQLTTTFNKMVHDLRQLDEMRQQFVSDVSHEIQSPLTSIQGFAKALKDDMADNPETRKEYINIIEKEARRLSSLSENLLKLTILESDAPVVNLTDYNLSEQLREVIMTLEPQWSQKEQTIDIDLDETTIHGDREMLEQVWINLMSNAIHYSSEHKTIHVQVTEDASSVKVIFKDQGIGMEEVELARIFERFYKADTSRTKAKNGSGLGLSIVKKIIDLHNGAIDVKSSPSNGSTFTISIPK